The following proteins come from a genomic window of Pseudochaenichthys georgianus chromosome 17, fPseGeo1.2, whole genome shotgun sequence:
- the LOC117462746 gene encoding acyl-CoA-binding domain-containing protein 5A-like → MGDSYFKEGISVSNNSSLSRRGRVPGSPLPGTPCDSQRSASVDAVCCCVSHSRYPVSVARENINEQIATALLRLQHDMSRVLHRLHALEALTVSQSRSSSPKQEDALAVAQKFLRPAWWPFDFSPLTVVFTTLWPVVAHWLVQVYLQRRRRKIA, encoded by the exons ATGGGAGATTCTTACTTTAAAGAAGGGATTAGTGTAAGCAACAACAGCTCCTTGTCAAGAAGAGGGAGAG TTCCAGGTTCACCGTTGCCAGGGACTCCCTGCGATTCTCAGCGTTCTGCCAGTGTAGATGctgtttgttgttgtgtgtCACATAGCAGATATCCTGTCAGCGTTGCCAGGGAAAACATCAACGAGCAAATAGCTACCGCTCTGCTGAGGCTGCAGCATGACATGTCCAGGGTGTTGCACAGGCTGCACGCTCTGGAGGCGCTGACGGTGTCACAG TCAAGATCATCTTCGCCAAAGCAGGAGGACGCCCTGGCTGTAGCacaaaag TTCTTAAGACCAGCTTGGTGGCCTTTTGACTTCTCTCCACTCACTGTGGTGTTTACTACACTCTGGCCTGTGGTTGCTCATTGGCTCGTCCAGGTTTACTTACAACGGAGGAGAAG GAAAATCGCCTGA